From Capsicum annuum cultivar UCD-10X-F1 unplaced genomic scaffold, UCD10Xv1.1 ctg74655, whole genome shotgun sequence:
aatcTCTAAATATTAGTAGGTCTCTAGATAAAAAATACCAATGTGTTCAATTTTACTATCCTAATTAACAAATAGTAAGACAATGTCCATGAaattttgaatgtttttttttttcttcgtaGGAGCATTCTATTAGGATTTGTATTGGGATTCTCAGGTCATACATTTTCATAGGCATAATCAATAGTTGATAATGGATTctccattattaaaatattttcatgtttCACTTTCAGTTTCAAGTCGCCTAATATTTATTACAggcaaacaaataaaaacaatagAACTGTTTGAAGGTATAATAAGTAGTATGTGAAACATTGATTGACGTGAGGTACACGTGCATTGCACGTCTGGTAAAACTAGTACAATTGAATAATCAAAAAattgatataataataataataataataataataattttgtaaataattgaTTAAAATCAAACTACAAACATCTATCAAATCTTTCATGTGAAAATGAAGTTTAAAGACTCAAATATCAAGAGAAGATTTGAGCAAAGATTATATAAATCTGATTTAGATTTTATGTGATAAAGTCAGTTATGACATGCCTAAATAGAACTCAATCCTCTATTTGTCTTTTTCTACCAAAAGAATAAATACAGATGTTCTTtaacaaaatcattaaaaattcaaaaattatgcaTATTATATTGTACCCTATGCATCAAGAATTGTACTTTCATttaatcaaaaaagaaaactaGAGTCATAATGGTTTTACGTTTAATGAATCTTACCATTTTTTTTATAGTGGCAAAGAATGTGAGTTATATCTTTTGTCCTTTTCTTTATTACATAGGTACTATCAAATGAATCTAAATCGTCCGATCATAAAAATTTGACTTGCTTAATTAGCCGGTTATATTAGCAACCAATTAATTAGGTAACCGGTCATCTTTTTCACCTATATATTGCCCAATCTTCTGGTTTATTTTCATCCTTCTCATTGTAAATAAAATCTAggttaaaaaaatttgattgtgttttaaaaaatgaaaaaggaattaGCCTTTCAAGAAGCTGCTTCAACCAAGTTGAAAACAATGGAGCATTTGATCAAGTTAGTAGATAAGGAATCGGTGGTTCAGGTGGATTGtcatgagataactgattttTCTGTTGCAAAATTGAATAAGGCTAATGCTGTGGTGGGACGGACTGGTCATGCTAGGTTCCGTTGTGGTCCTATTCAGGTTTAGACAGGCTGAATCTAAGGCTCAGGTTTAGGTTCATGATTCACTTACTTCGTTATCTCTTTATCGTATGGTTATATGGAGAAAGAGAGAGCACTGGCATCAATGTCGTTGTCTGTAGTGGCGCTAGTGGTGATGCCGGTACAGACAGGGTTAACACTtggcttcagggtgccaagtgttaaTGTTGTTGCTGGTGGTGCTGGTGATATGAAATGGAAAGATGATTTTGGTAGCATGAAGAATGGGATAAGATCTTCTTCCTTCCTTTCGTTTATTACAGGCTAAGTGAGTGGAAGTATCGTGAATAttgctcctccttcttcttcttctcccacTCCGTTGCTTCCAATGGCACAAGCTGTTTCCGCAGAAAAATAGTCATCTGCCACTGGAAAAAGATGTTGTGAGCAAGACCAATCTGGTGATGGTTCTAGCGAAAAAAGGTTAGTTTTTCTATTTGTCGTCTTTGATGCTATtttgttttctctatttttgttcACATTTATTGCGTTTCTAAAAACATCAGGAATGCTTACGGTAGATTTTTGTGGTTGGAACTTTGTATAGATTTCGCATATGGAGGAAGTTTTAGTCATTgtatagcctttttttttttggaaatccCAAAATGACTCGTAGTCGCTAGTTATCAAATATGTATTGTGTAAACTTGCTCATGTATGATGgtttataaattataaaagagaTATGAATCATACTAGGCTAGTTCATGAGATGAGCATGACTGCTACACCAACACATCCACCTTTGCAGATTGAAATgtacatttatttattattaataaatgcaaacatttttgatttatttatttttatgttttttttttcaaacgggAAAGTTTTCCTAGGAAAGTAATAAGAACTCCAGTAATAAGTTTAAAAATTACTGATATACCAGCAGATGAGTGTTCATGGAAGAAGTATGGTCAGGAGCTGATTAAGGGTTCACCACACCCACGGTAATGACAACGCATCAATCAAAACggttaattttgatatatatcaCGTAAAATGAACGGATCAAatctaatataaaaattattttattttttaattcaggGTCTATTACAAGTGTACCAGTTTCCTTGGATGCCCAACAAGAAGCATGTGGAGAGGGCTATGGATGATCCTATGATGTTAATTGTGACCTATGAAGAGGAACATCGTCATAAGCAAGTCGCGATAAAAGGGCACACTTCTCAAATGATGTCTTTTGGGTCAGCAGAAGAGAAGGAGTGAACTGAAAGAGGGTGAGGTCGGGGGAAGGGAGGACAAGAAAAAGGTTATTTGAATGATAAGTATCGTGTATTTTCAACTCGTCCGAGTAACCACGAAAGTGGAAAATACAGCATATCTTAGGGAAGAGTTGGATAAAGTTACGAGGGAAATTATAGTTGAAATAGATAAGAGGTTAGGAGTAGATAATAGTAATTGTGGGATTGGACTTGTTATATACTAGAGAAAGATTTTAGGGGTTGAAacagaaaaaaaagagtttcgcaATATTTGACTCCATGTGCAAAAGGTTTTTAATAGGCGTTTAGATATTACTACCATGTGCAAAAGGTTTTTAATGGGCGTTTagatatgaatatgatgatactCTATAAATAATAGGTGTAGTTTATTATATCTCCtttttaatataactagtttagCCTCATGTGCGTCGCATGTGTAACttctaattatttaaaattagacgattttatctattacgaagactttttaatgaagtgcaaaaagtccaaaacatatattttattataagtacatatatattttaccagcAAAAGTTTTAAGTAGTTAATGGATTTAATATATTGTAGTTTAGATTTATACAcattttaaatcttcttaaagtcaaatttaattgatttagaattcttaaactaatgaaaaagtattagttgtcattaattttgatggcttctaataagaaaaatgttttatcataaatatatttaattaaatttcaactcttaaatattaacaaaaaatagtgaaaagataattttgtctaaagcaatgacttttaatgaaggaaaaaaagttcaaacaatatttttaaggcccttcacacttttaatattaatcGCACGTGCTTCGCATGtttaacgtttgattatttaaaactaaatgagtttatctattgcgaagattttttataaagtgtaaaagtttaaatcacttttcaaaaatcttttacactttaatataacaatgtaaaaataaatatatacacatatatattttgccACCAAAAgttctagtgaatctattatacctatcaaatccgcacacccccctacaaatggtatcagagcacagcaaGTTAAACAGTGCGgaagagatatatgttagagttagagttagagttagatttataataaattaattatgcgaagaccatttaaaaatagagaagcttttagaaaaattaaaaaatcgttaattagtaattattcagaata
This genomic window contains:
- the LOC124894488 gene encoding probable WRKY transcription factor 11, which translates into the protein MKKELAFQEAASTKLKTMEHLIKLVDKESVVQVDCHEITDFSVAKLNKANAVVGRTGHARFRCGPIQKERALASMSLSVVALVVMPVQTGLTLGFRVPSVNVVAGGAGDMKWKDDFGSMKNGIRSSSFLSFITG